The Impatiens glandulifera chromosome 8, dImpGla2.1, whole genome shotgun sequence genome includes a window with the following:
- the LOC124911689 gene encoding probable polygalacturonase At3g15720 → MAVPANKRFFVRPTRFMGPCSSSSITVQIKGQIIAPNMNQFNTKTMWIVFSSVNGLVLTGTGGFSGSATFNDWWRPGLGENRPAALGILGCTNVIIKGLTFVQPPRAHIAITSCTTVTITNIQITAPQNSENTDGIDISGSSNINIQQSNIQTGDDCVAINGGCSNINITNVNCGPGHGISVGSLGRDAGIFERVENIHVKNCTFTRTQNAARIKTVNEGNGFARMISYENIVLVDVQNPIIIKQNYCVKQNCPSQPSKVKVRDVSFRGFRGTTVSDVAINLKCSASTPCENIKLEGINIRSSYNKLLSASCSNAYGTSNPSNVPTCSCLKQKLSF, encoded by the exons ATGGCGGTACCTGCCAATAAGAGATTCTTTGTGAGGCCAACCAGATTTATGGGTCCATGTTCATCTTCTTCCATCACAGTTCAA ATTAAGGGTCAAATCATCGCACcaaatatgaatcaattcaATACTAAGACCATGTGGATAGTTTTCTCGAGTGTCAATGGGCTTGTCCTTACTGGAACCGGTGGATTCAGTGGTTCGGCAACTTTCAATGACTGGTGGAGACCAGGACTAGGCGAAAATAGGCCAGCG GCACTAGGGATACTTGGATGCACAAACGTAATTATCAAAGGTCTAACCTTCGTTCAACCACCGAGAGCCCACATCGCCATAACAAGTTGCACGACCGTTACAATCACAAACATTCAAATAACTGCGCCTCAAAACAGTGAAAATACTGACGGTATAGACATTTCTGGCTCTAGTAACATCAATATTCAACAAAGCAACATACAAACCG GAGACGATTGTGTTGCTATCAACGGTGGTTGCTCGAACATCAATATCACAAATGTTAATTGCGGCCCAGGCCATGGAATAAG TGTTGGAAGCTTAGGAAGAGATGCAGGGATTTTCGAAAGAGTTGAAAATATACATGTGAAAAATTGCACTTTCACGAGAACACAAAATGCTGCCAGAATAAAAACCGTGAAT GAAGGAAATGGATTTGCTAGAATGATCTCGTACGAGAATATTGTGTTGGTCGACGTCCAAAATCCTATTATCATTAAGCAAAACTATTGTGTGAAACAAAATTGTCCATCCCAA CCGTCAAAAGTAAAAGTAAGGGACGTTTCCTTCAGAGGATTCAGAGGAACAACAGTGTCAGATGTGGCAATAAATCTTAAATGCAGTGCTTCGACACCATGTGAGAACATTAAATTAGAGGGCATTAACATTAGGTCTTCTTATAACAAGCTTCTAAGCGCGAGTTGCTCCAATGCCTATGGAACATCCAATCCTTCAAATGTTCCCACATGTTCttgtttaaaacaaaagttgtctttttag
- the LOC124911692 gene encoding probable polygalacturonase At3g15720: MAVPANKRFFVRPTRFMGPCSSSSITVQIKGQIIAPNMNQFNTKTMWIVFSSVNGLVLTGTGGFSGSATFNDWWRPGLGENRPAALRILGCTNVIIKGLTFVQPPRAHIAITSCTTVTITNIQITAPQNSENTDGIDISGSSNINIQQSNIQTGDDCVAINGGCSNINITNVNCGPGHGISVGSLGRDAGIFERVENIHVKNCTFTRTQNAARIKTVNEGNGFARMISYENIVLVDVQNPIIIKQNYCVKQNCPSQPSKVKVRDVSFRGFRGTTVSDVAINLKCSASTPCENIKLEGINIRSSYKKLLSASCSNAYGTSNPSNVPTCSCLKQKLSF; encoded by the exons ATGGCTGTACCTGCCAATAAGAGATTCTTTGTGAGGCCAACCAGATTTATGGGTCCATGTTCATCTTCTTCCATCACAGTTCAa ATTAAGGGTCAAATCATCGCACcaaatatgaatcaattcaATACTAAGACCATGTGGATAGTTTTCTCGAGTGTCAATGGGCTTGTCCTTACTGGAACCGGTGGATTCAGTGGTTCGGCAACTTTCAATGACTGGTGGAGACCAGGACTAGGCGAAAATAGGCCAGCG GCACTAAGGATACTTGGATGCACAAACGTAATTATCAAAGGTCTAACCTTCGTTCAACCACCGAGAGCCCACATCGCCATAACAAGTTGCACGACCGTTACAATCACAAACATTCAAATAACTGCGCCTCAAAACAGTGAAAATACTGACGGTATAGACATTTCTGGCTCTAGTAACATCAATATTCAACAAAGCAACATACAAACCG GAGACGATTGTGTTGCTATCAATGGTGGCTGCTCGAACATCAATATCACAAATGTTAATTGCGGCCCAGGCCATGGAATAAG TGTTGGAAGCTTAGGAAGAGATGCAGGGATTTTCGAAAGAGTTGAAAATATACATGTGAAAAATTGCACTTTCACGAGAACACAAAATGCTGCCAGAATAAAAACCGTGAAT GAAGGAAATGGATTTGCTAGAATGATCTCATACGAGAATATTGTGTTGGTCGACGTCCAAAATCCTATTATCATTAAGCAAAACTATTGTGTGAAACAAAATTGTCCATCCCAA CCGTCAAAAGTAAAAGTAAGGGACGTTTCCTTCAGAGGATTCAGAGGAACAACAGTGTCAGATGTGGCAATAAATCTTAAATGCAGTGCTTCGACACCATGTGAGAACATTAAATTAGAGGGCATTAACATTAGGTCTTCTTATAAGAAGCTTCTAAGCGCGAGTTGCTCCAATGCCTATGGAACATCGAATCCTTCAAATGTTCCCACATGTTCttgtttaaaacaaaagttgtctttttaa
- the LOC124911695 gene encoding probable polygalacturonase At3g15720, with product MAVPANKRFFVRPTRFMGPCSSSSITVQIKGQIIAPNMNQFNTKTMWIVFSSVNGLVLTGTGGFSGSATFNDWWRPGLGENRPAALGILGCTNVIIKGLTFVQPPRAHIAITSCTTVTITNIQITAPQNSENTDGIDISGSSNINIQRSNIQTGDDCVAINGGCSNINITNVNCGPGHGISIGSLGRDAGIFERVENIHVKNCTFTRTQNAARIKTVNEGNGFARMISYENIVLVDVQNPIIIKQNYCVKQNCPSQPSKVKVRDVSFRGFRGTTVSDVAINLKCSASTPCENIKLEGINIRSSYKKLLSASCSNAYGTSNPSNVPTCSCLKQKLSF from the exons ATGGCGGTACCTGCCAATAAGAGATTCTTTGTGAGGCCAACCAGATTTATGGGTCCATGTTCATCTTCTTCCATCACAGTTCAA ATTAAGGGTCAAATCATCGCACcaaatatgaatcaattcaATACTAAGACCATGTGGATAGTTTTCTCGAGTGTCAATGGGCTTGTCCTTACTGGAACCGGTGGATTCAGTGGTTCGGCAACTTTCAATGACTGGTGGAGACCAGGACTAGGCGAAAATAGGCCAGCG GCACTAGGGATACTTGGATGCACAAACGTAATTATCAAAGGTCTAACCTTCGTTCAACCACCGAGAGCCCACATCGCCATAACAAGTTGCACGACCGTTACAATCACAAACATTCAAATAACTGCGCCTCAAAACAGTGAAAATACTGACGGTATAGACATTTCTGGCTCTAGTAACATCAATATTCAACGAAGCAACATACAAACCG GAGACGATTGTGTTGCTATCAATGGTGGCTGCTCGAACATCAATATCACAAATGTTAATTGCGGCCCAGGCCATGGAATAAG TATTGGAAGCTTAGGAAGAGATGCAGGGATTTTCGAAAGAGTTGAAAATATACATGTGAAAAATTGCACTTTCACGAGAACACAAAATGCTGCCAGAATAAAAACCGTGAAT GAAGGAAATGGATTTGCTAGAATGATCTCATACGAGAATATTGTGTTGGTCGACGTCCAAAATCCTATTATCATTAAGCAAAACTATTGTGTGAAACAAAATTGTCCATCCCAA CCGTCAAAAGTAAAAGTAAGGGACGTTTCCTTCAGAGGATTCAGAGGAACAACAGTGTCAGATGTGGCAATAAATCTTAAATGCAGTGCTTCGACACCATGTGAGAACATTAAATTAGAGGGCATTAACATTAGGTCTTCTTATAAGAAGCTTCTAAGCGCGAGTTGCTCCAATGCCTATGGAACATCGAATCCTTCAAATGTTCCCACATGTTCttgtttaaaacaaaagttgtctttttaa
- the LOC124911696 gene encoding tetraspanin-9-like, producing MGDPGPNNNGIAVLSSIFASIMSIGVVLNAIWLNQQATTHCDHIFDIPLIIMSSFLMALSILGIYGAFIGIHWILLYYGRALFILILLMYGLTVIALVVTTKSPGLKVPGKGYMVENHQSWLKRRVNKNWNKITIFLQQTKICDHNLNGTNANLSSIQYHCCKPSNDCSNSTSTNPDCNKWSSDEKVLCYGCESCKIAWTNRIRPNWRRATITNFVLLVLIVAGNIVVFHNVHQPVPISRVTRNEGSATLK from the exons ATGGGGGACCCTGGACCCAACAACAATGGCATTGCCGTGTTATCCAGCATATTCGCTTCAATCATGTCCATTGGTGTCGTCTTAAACGCAATATGGTTGAACCAACAAGCCACCACCCACTGCGATCATATCTTCGACATACCCTTAATAATCATGTCTTCTTTCCTCATGGCACTCTCTATTCTCGGGATATATGGAGCCTTCATCGGTATCCATTGGATCCTCCTCTACTACGGACGTGCCTTGTTTATACTCATCCTCCTCATGTATGGTTTAACCGTCATCGCTCTTGTGGTCACTACCAAGAGCCCCGGATTGAAAGTCCCCGGAAAGGGCTATATGGTTGAAAATCACCAGAGTTGGCTTAAGAGGAGGGTAAACAAAAATTGGAACAAGATTACTATTTTCCTTCAACAAACCAAGATTTGTGATCATAACCTTAATGGAACCAATGCTAACTTATCCTCTATACAG tACCATTGCTGCAAACCGTCAAATGATTGTTCAAATTCAACTTCCACAAATCCTGATTGCAATAAGTGGAGTAGTGACGAGAAAGTGTTGTGTTATGGTTGCGAGTCTTGTAAGATTGCTTGGACGAATAGAATAAGACCGAATTGGAGAAGGGCGACAATCACTAACTTCGTACTTCTTGTCCTTATTGTTGCCGGCAATATAGTTGTCTTTCACAACGTTCATCAACCTGTGCCTATTTCCAGAGTGACTAGAAATGAAGGATCAGCAACTTTAAAGTGA
- the LOC124911697 gene encoding tetraspanin-8-like, with product MVGRAAAGIDGTPLAMSTFVFFLSIGVLINAMWLSQDPIAHCDPFLDLPLRIMATILVAFSIVGVVGVLARINLILSIYGCVMILLVLVMFGFSIFTFVVTYNNDDGKGYKVGNNDNGWFKKNANKNWNTNISTCLEQTKICDNYTNYYEFDLNTISVIQPGCCKPPSNDCSNSTSTNPDCSKWNRDRNVLCYSCETCKIGWMNIIGPKWMWEAITNLILLIFISVSDIVLFKSFPREHVMSSADSSTNN from the exons ATGGTGGGGCGTGCGGCCGCGGGTATCGATGGCACTCCCTTGGCAATGAGCACATTCGTCTTCTTCCTGTCCATTGGTGTCTTAATAAACGCAATGTGGCTGAGCCAGGACCCCATTGCACACTGCGATCCTTTCCTAGACCTACCCTTAAGAATCATGGCAACTATCCTCGTGGCATTCTCTATTGTCGGTGTAGTCGGAGTCTTAGCCCGTATCAACTTGATCCTCAGCATCTACGGATGTGTCATGATTTTGCTCGTCCTCGTCATGTTTGGTTTTTCCATTTTCACGTTTGTGGTGACTTACAACAACGACGACGGAAAGGGCTATAAGGTTGGAAATAATGACAACGGTTGGTTTAAGAAGAATGCGAACAAGAATTGGAACACTAATATTAGTACTTGCCTTGAACAAACCAAGATTTGTGATAACTATACCAACTATTATGAGTTTGATCTAAATACCATATCCGTTATACag cCCGGTTGCTGCAAGCCGCCTTCAAATGATTGTTCAAATTCAACTTCCACAAATCCCGATTGCAGTAAATGGAATAGAGACCGGAATGTGTTGTGTTATAGTTGCGAGACTTGTAAAATTGGATGGATGAATATCATCGGGCCAAAGTGGATGTGGGAAGCCATCACCAACCTTATACTTCTTATCTTTATCAGTGTCTCGGATATAGTTCTCTTCAAATCCTTTCCCCGAGAGCATGTTATGAGTTCAGCGGATTCATCGACCAACAATTAA
- the LOC124911699 gene encoding tetraspanin-8-like, which produces MGEERGANNGIPVLFSILASIMSIGILLNAIWLNQQVITQCDHVLDIPLIIISSFLIALSIFGIFASFKGIYWILRYYGCALFILILLMYASIVFILGVTDYIEVEDPNYTIGKHRRWLYRRVNHNWNKITSFLQQTKICDIHSHNANLYSIQSHCCNPSKNCSNPSFINPDCTKWSSDPKGLCYGCESCKIAWKNIVGYDWRKVAINNFVLLFLIVACTIVIFQTVKLK; this is translated from the exons ATGGGGGAGGAGCGTGGAGCTAACAATGGCATTCCCGTGTTATTTAGCATATTGGCTTCCATCATGTCCATTGGTATCCTCTTAAACGCAATATGGCTGAATCAGCAAGTCATCACCCAGTGCGATCATGTCCTCGACATACCGTTAATAATCATCTCTTCTTTCCTCATTGCACTCTCTATTTTCGGTATATTCGCATCCTTCAAAGGTATCTATTGGATCCTCCGCTACTATGGATGTGCCCTCTTTATACTCATCCTCCTCATGTATGCTTCAATCGTCTTCATTCTTGGGGTCACTGACTATATTGAAGTGGAAGATCCGAATTATACGATTGGAAAGCACAGGAGATGGCTTTATAGAAGGGTAAACCACAATTGGAACAAGATTACTAGTTTCCTTCAACAAACCAAGATTTGTGATATTCATAGCCATAATGCTAACTTATACTCTATTcag TCCCATTGCTGCAACCCGTCAAAAAATTGTTCAAATCCATCTTTCATAAATCCTGATTGCACTAAATGGAGTAGTGACCCGAAAGGGTTGTGTTATGGTTGCGAGTCTTGTAAGATTGCTTGGAAGAATATCGTCGGGTATGATTGGAGGAAGGTGGCCATCAATAACTTTGTACTTCTTTTCCTTATTGTTGCCTGCACTATTGTTATCTTTCAGACTGTTAAacttaagtaa